The nucleotide sequence TCATTAACAGCGGTATAAGTCGGTTGGGCGGGCTGTAGCGGGGGAACAGCAGTGGGCAGAGTTGGCGTGGGGAGATTTTCTAGTTGCGGTATTTCTGGAGGAGGACTGGTTACGGCCGCTGGGACCGTTTCACTCTGGGCCTGGGAATAAAAAACCATCACGAGGGAACCTACCCCCAGGCCAGCCACCAGAATCCCTGCCCAACGCTTGAGGAAATTTTTATTCACTAATTTACGACTCCCAGGCCCCTCGTCTCGTTTTACGTTACCCCACCCCAAGCAAGCATCGCAAGAATAGGCTATTCTACCTAGGGGCCAAGTCTCCCTGAAAAAAATGGCTTAACTGTGGTTTGCGGTGTGATTTGAACCAATGCGGGTAGTAAAAACCATTGCCGGCCTGGAGGCCTTTTTAGAAAACCTGGGAACAACGTCCCGGCCCACATCGGCCACTGTCGGCTTTGTTCCTACGATGGGCGCGCTTCATACCGGACATTTAGCCCTGATCCACCAGGCCCGCCAAGACTGTGAAATTGTCATCGTCAGTATTTTTGTCAACCCCCTCCAATTTGGCCCCCAAGAAGACCTGACCCGTTATCCCCAAACCCTGGCCCAAGACTGTGATCTCTGTCAAACTGCGGCAGTTGATTTAGTTTTTGCCCCCAGTGCCGCGGAACTGTATCTCCAGGCCAACCCAACCCGCGTCATTCCCCCCCCAGAATTAACAGAAGTCCTCTGTGGTCTCAGCCGGCCGGGACACTTTACTGGGGTGGCTACGGTGGTTTTGAAACTCCTGCATCTGGTCAAGCCCCAGCGAGCCTATTTCGGTCAAAAAGATGCCCAACAGTTAGCCATCATTCGCCGCCTGGTTGCTGATCTAAATCTGCCCGTTAAAATTATCGCGGTGCCCATTGTGCGAGAGTCAGCGGGCCTGGCCTTAAGCTCTCGCAATCAATATTTAACTCCCTTAGAGCGGGAGCAAGCCAGAGCTATTTTCCAGGCCCTCAACCAGGCTCAAACCCTCTTTCAGCAAGGAATCCGTGACCGCGCCGCCCTCATTGCTACCGTCCAAAAACATCTGACACAGGTTCCAACCCTGACCCTAGACTATGTTGACCTCGTGGATCCCCGGACAATGCAACCCCTAGAGGCGGTTCAAACCCAAGGATTATTAGCAACTGCGGTCTATCTGGGCCCTACCCGCCTAATTGATAACTGTCTTTTAGATGCCTGTCCGCCAATTTTGGCCATTGATGGGCCAGCCGGAGCCGGAAAATCCACCGTCACCCGTCAAGCTGCTGCTGCCTTGGGGCTTCTCTACTTGGATACAGGGGCCATGTACCGGGCTGCAACCTGGTGGCTGATGACCGCAAAGGTAAACCTCGGGGATCCCATTGCCGTAGCCGAGACCATTAGCCAATGTCGAATTGAATTTGTGCCCCAATCTCAACCTGGCCTGGCCCCCAAGGTCTTCATCAACGGCCAAGATATTACCCAGGCCATCCGCGCCCCCGCAGTCACCGCCCATGTTTCCCAAGTCGCTGCCCAGCCTGCTGTTCGGAAAATTCTCGTCAAGCAGCAACAACTTCTGGGCCAAAATGGTGGGGTGGCCGCCGAAGGGCGAGATATTGGCACCCATGTGTTTCCCCAGGCCGGCCTGAAAATCTTTTTGACCGCCTCAGTGGAAGAACGGGCCAAACGCCGCTGGCAAGAACTCCAAGCCCAAGGCAACCCTGACATTAGCCTGGCCCAACTCCAAGCCGACATTAGCCAACGGGACTACGCGGATCAACATCGTGCCTACGCGCCCTTTCGCCCGGCCCCCGATGCCATTGAAATTGTCACCGATCAGTTGAGTATTGAAGCCGTCATTGCCGAAATTATCAGGCTCTATCAAGTACGGTTTTCCGTTCCTTAAATTTTGGTTCTCTTGTGGTAACTTCGCGAGCTTGTTATGATCTAGTCATAGCTGGTATTCAGTAAATTCCTTTTAATGCGACTTGCGAACCCTCTGATCACTCACTCTTTCACAATCCCCGTGCCAGCTATCCTCCGATTGTGTGGATAAAAGCTCATCGTTCAAAGGTCGTTTACTAATGACTGCTGTAATGTATCTGGCTAAAGCTCCCCAATGGAGTACGCTGACCTTTACTTCAACCCTCTATTTGCAGCCCGTCCTCGACACACTTCTGGCCCATGTCCCGGAAGCCTACCGTGAAGAAGTCCGCCTTGGATTGCAGGAAGCCCTCGTCAATGCCGCCAAACATGGCAATGAATTAAATCCCCAAAAAGTTGTCCTCGTCCGCTATTCCATCATTGATGAGCAGATTCACTGGGTTATTACCGATCAAGGGGCGGGCTTTGATCCCCCTTCTGCCTACCCAATCCTGATTGAAGACTTGCTCCCGGCAGAAACATCTGAAGGTGGGCGGGGCTTATTTATCCTCTATGAAATCTTTGATGAAGTCTATTGGAATGCCCAAGGAACCGAACTGAGCCTCTCAAAGGACTGTCATCATTGTCTTTCCACCCTCAATTCCTAGATACTGGCTACATCATGGATGCCAAAACTACGCCTTAGCCAAGGGTAAGCTGAGGATAAAATCCCGGACTGATTCCATGGCCGCAAGGTTAATTTCATGGCCCATCTTTAGCTCTTGATAGTTGACAGCAATTTGGGCTTGTTGGAGTTCCTGATAACTGGCCTGGGCAATGTTAACGGGCACAACTAGATCGGCTTGGCCATGGATCATCAGGATCGGTGGGGCCGTGATCGGTAAAGCTAATTGAGGATGGAGATAACCACTCAAGACCACCAGGCCCGCCAAGGGTAATCCCAGGCCAACCTCAAGGGTCATGGCTCCACCTTGGGAAAACCCAGCTAAAACGGTGCGCGATAAATCCAAGGGAGTCGTTGTCAACCAATCGCTTAGGGCCGCCCGACTTGTCTCCAGGCCTGGTTTATGTTCAAAATCTGTGAGGTCATACCACATATAGCCCCCCGGTACTTGCGGATGGGGAAAGGGGGCCTCCAAACAATAAATTTGCCAGCCAGCCAAACCGAGAATTGGAGCTAAGGAGAGTAAATCTTGACCATTGGCCCCCCAGCCGTGGAGGAGAATCAACCAACCCGCCGGTGTCGTTAGGGGAGGTGTGGGATAGGCCTGGAATAATAACGCCATAGACAAGCAAATGAGCGGGAACCGGAGATCCAGAGGCAAGATTTAGTAGGCTAAGGTTTCTAGGGTTTGCCGCAGATAGGCTGCCACTTGGGTATCTAAGTCCGCATCTGTCATCACCCGTAAAGCCGACTCTTGCAGCCAACGTTTGAAACCAGAACTCTGGGCAATGGCCTGCTTCAGAGACAGCCAAACCTGGGAAGAATCCGAGGCCGGGGGAGCAACGGGCAGTAATGGTTCAATCATAGGTTTTCCGAAGAGCCTCGCATAAAGTACCCCTACTCCCCTTAGCCTAGCCCAGAAAGCCACTGGACTCCGTATGGTAGGTTACGTTTTTTAAAGATTCCCGTCCCATGTGCATAAATTTTATGAACCTATGCCTAGAAATTTCCGACCTCATCGGCTACTTTGACCCCTTGCAATAGGCCATAGCGAATTAAGCCGGAACGAAAGCCCTGGCTCATCAACCCTAAGGATAAAGCCGCTTCCACCGTTGACCAGCCAGCCGTTAATAATCCCCACAGGGCCTGGGGCGAAGTTGTTGAGGCGATCACATCCTGCCAAAAGGGGGCCACGGCCGAAGACCAATCTGCGGTTTTAACCTCGGTGAGGGGGAGTGTTGTGGCAATGGCCTGGTAGTCGGGCAGGGAAATCACATAGGGCAAACAATAGACCTGATAAATCCGGCGGAGATGCTCCGATTCTTTTTCCGTCAGGGGTGGGTAATCTGGCAAGGTGGGCCGATGACACCAAGTGGCCATGAGTAATTTCCCTCCCGGTTGCAATACACGGCAACATTCCTGGAGAAATTGGGCTTTGTCCGCCATGTGTTCGCCACTTTCCAAGGTCCAAACCAGATCAAAACTCTGATCGGCAAACGGCATCTCTAGGGCATTGGCCACCTGAAAACTGACCCGATCCGCCAATCCCAACCGTTGCGCGCGCGATTGCCCCCGGCCCGCTTGCACTGAACTGAGGGTAATGCCCG is from Pseudocalidococcus azoricus BACA0444 and encodes:
- a CDS encoding methyltransferase domain-containing protein, with the protein product MAPSLEQKISAFYDRSSGLWEQIWGEHMHHGYYGPTGETPKSRLQAQIDLIEELLHWGAVERGADILDVGCGIGGSSIYLAGKFGANVTGITLSSVQAGRGQSRAQRLGLADRVSFQVANALEMPFADQSFDLVWTLESGEHMADKAQFLQECCRVLQPGGKLLMATWCHRPTLPDYPPLTEKESEHLRRIYQVYCLPYVISLPDYQAIATTLPLTEVKTADWSSAVAPFWQDVIASTTSPQALWGLLTAGWSTVEAALSLGLMSQGFRSGLIRYGLLQGVKVADEVGNF
- a CDS encoding ATP-binding protein — protein: MTAVMYLAKAPQWSTLTFTSTLYLQPVLDTLLAHVPEAYREEVRLGLQEALVNAAKHGNELNPQKVVLVRYSIIDEQIHWVITDQGAGFDPPSAYPILIEDLLPAETSEGGRGLFILYEIFDEVYWNAQGTELSLSKDCHHCLSTLNS
- a CDS encoding alpha/beta hydrolase translates to MALLFQAYPTPPLTTPAGWLILLHGWGANGQDLLSLAPILGLAGWQIYCLEAPFPHPQVPGGYMWYDLTDFEHKPGLETSRAALSDWLTTTPLDLSRTVLAGFSQGGAMTLEVGLGLPLAGLVVLSGYLHPQLALPITAPPILMIHGQADLVVPVNIAQASYQELQQAQIAVNYQELKMGHEINLAAMESVRDFILSLPLAKA
- a CDS encoding bifunctional pantoate--beta-alanine ligase/(d)CMP kinase yields the protein MRVVKTIAGLEAFLENLGTTSRPTSATVGFVPTMGALHTGHLALIHQARQDCEIVIVSIFVNPLQFGPQEDLTRYPQTLAQDCDLCQTAAVDLVFAPSAAELYLQANPTRVIPPPELTEVLCGLSRPGHFTGVATVVLKLLHLVKPQRAYFGQKDAQQLAIIRRLVADLNLPVKIIAVPIVRESAGLALSSRNQYLTPLEREQARAIFQALNQAQTLFQQGIRDRAALIATVQKHLTQVPTLTLDYVDLVDPRTMQPLEAVQTQGLLATAVYLGPTRLIDNCLLDACPPILAIDGPAGAGKSTVTRQAAAALGLLYLDTGAMYRAATWWLMTAKVNLGDPIAVAETISQCRIEFVPQSQPGLAPKVFINGQDITQAIRAPAVTAHVSQVAAQPAVRKILVKQQQLLGQNGGVAAEGRDIGTHVFPQAGLKIFLTASVEERAKRRWQELQAQGNPDISLAQLQADISQRDYADQHRAYAPFRPAPDAIEIVTDQLSIEAVIAEIIRLYQVRFSVP